One stretch of Streptomyces sp. NBC_00443 DNA includes these proteins:
- a CDS encoding HelD family protein → MTSLHHELARERAHHDRCRTALTAMVDGAQEHVVTAEDVSASGADAEALGYRLRSRAKAMRELPEGPLFFGRLDSGRQALHIGRMRISEDVAAPPLVVDWRAPVSRAFYQASARDPQGVDVRRRFGWAPGSRGDSADLTGLEDEHLDRGESRVSDIVAREIERPRVGPMRDIAATIQPEQDDLVRGDLAVSVCVQGAPGTGKTAVGLHRAAYLLYTHPQRIRRGGLLILGPNPTFLSYISEVLPALGETGVRQSTLRDEIARQPVTGVDDERAAGLKHDVRMAQVLWRALYARVGGPGRVDPLVLADGSYRWRVPEDELLRIVAGVRAEASPYGVGRERVRTRVVRRIQEQAERRAGPRSNAWVQRISRARAVGAYVDAVWPRVRSEEVVAQLLGDPRALEEAADGLLDADEQKALLWAKPPRSWKSARWSAADLVLLDEVAGLVEHPQGYGHVVVDEAQDLSPMECRAIARRAVFGSVTVLGDLAQGTTPWAARSWESVLGQLGKPDAVVVPLTTGFRVPGPVLALANRLLERLDVEVPAARSLRADGELRFREAEGDLLGAVVGAVRDALGREGSVGVVAADADADRVREALAAAGIEAGGADELGARVTVVPASVVKGLEYDHVVAVEPAAIVAAEERGLQRLYVVLTRAVAGLEVVHGMPLPF, encoded by the coding sequence ATGACGTCACTGCATCACGAGCTCGCCCGCGAACGCGCCCACCACGACCGCTGCCGAACCGCCCTCACCGCCATGGTCGACGGTGCCCAGGAGCACGTCGTCACCGCCGAGGACGTCTCCGCCTCCGGTGCCGACGCCGAGGCGCTCGGTTACCGGCTGCGCAGCCGGGCGAAGGCGATGCGGGAGCTGCCCGAAGGGCCCTTGTTCTTCGGGCGGTTGGACTCCGGTCGGCAGGCGCTGCACATCGGGCGGATGCGGATCAGCGAGGACGTCGCCGCCCCGCCCCTCGTCGTCGACTGGCGGGCTCCCGTGTCCAGAGCCTTCTACCAGGCCAGTGCGCGCGACCCGCAGGGCGTCGACGTACGGCGGCGGTTCGGCTGGGCACCCGGCAGCCGCGGGGACTCCGCCGACCTCACCGGCCTGGAGGACGAGCACCTCGACCGGGGCGAGTCGCGCGTCAGCGACATCGTCGCCCGGGAGATCGAACGGCCCCGCGTCGGGCCCATGCGGGACATCGCGGCCACCATCCAGCCCGAGCAGGACGATCTCGTACGAGGTGACCTCGCCGTCTCCGTGTGTGTGCAGGGCGCTCCCGGCACCGGTAAGACCGCCGTCGGCCTGCATCGCGCCGCGTACCTGCTCTACACCCACCCGCAGCGCATCCGGCGCGGCGGCCTGCTGATCCTCGGGCCCAACCCGACCTTCCTGTCGTACATCTCCGAGGTGCTGCCCGCCCTCGGCGAGACCGGCGTACGGCAGTCCACGCTGCGGGACGAGATCGCCCGGCAGCCGGTCACCGGGGTGGATGACGAGAGGGCGGCCGGTCTCAAGCACGACGTCCGGATGGCACAGGTGCTGTGGCGGGCGCTGTACGCGAGGGTGGGCGGACCGGGCCGCGTCGACCCGCTCGTGCTGGCCGACGGTTCGTATCGGTGGCGCGTTCCGGAGGACGAACTGCTGCGGATCGTCGCGGGGGTGCGGGCCGAGGCGTCGCCGTACGGCGTCGGGCGGGAGCGGGTGCGTACGCGGGTGGTGCGGCGCATCCAGGAGCAGGCCGAGCGGCGGGCCGGACCGCGGAGCAACGCGTGGGTGCAGCGGATCTCGCGGGCCCGGGCGGTCGGGGCGTACGTCGATGCCGTATGGCCGCGGGTGCGGTCCGAGGAGGTCGTGGCTCAGCTGCTCGGCGACCCGAGGGCGTTGGAGGAAGCCGCCGACGGGCTGCTGGACGCGGACGAGCAGAAGGCGCTGCTGTGGGCGAAGCCGCCGCGGTCGTGGAAGTCGGCGCGCTGGTCGGCCGCCGATCTCGTGCTCCTGGATGAGGTGGCGGGACTCGTCGAGCATCCGCAGGGGTACGGCCATGTCGTCGTGGACGAGGCGCAGGATCTGTCGCCGATGGAGTGCCGGGCGATCGCGCGACGGGCGGTCTTCGGGTCGGTGACCGTGCTCGGGGATCTGGCACAGGGGACGACGCCGTGGGCGGCGCGGTCGTGGGAGAGCGTGCTGGGGCAGCTGGGGAAGCCGGACGCGGTGGTCGTACCGCTCACGACGGGGTTCCGGGTGCCCGGTCCGGTGCTGGCGCTGGCCAACCGGCTGCTGGAGCGGCTGGATGTGGAGGTCCCGGCGGCTCGCTCGCTGCGGGCGGACGGGGAGCTGCGGTTCCGGGAGGCCGAAGGCGATCTGCTGGGCGCGGTCGTGGGGGCCGTACGGGATGCGCTGGGCCGGGAGGGGTCCGTCGGGGTCGTCGCGGCCGACGCGGACGCCGACCGGGTGCGGGAGGCGCTGGCGGCGGCCGGGATCGAGGCGGGGGGCGCGGACGAGCTGGGCGCGCGGGTGACCGTCGTACCGGCGAGTGTGGTGAAGGGGCTGGAGTACGACCATGTCGTAGCCGTGGAGCCGGCGGCGATCGTGGCGGCGGAGGAGCGGGGGTTGCAGCGGCTGTATGTGGTGCTGACGCGGGCGGTGGCGGGGTTGGAGGTGGTGCACGGGATGCCGTTGCCTTTTTGA
- a CDS encoding GNAT family N-acetyltransferase, protein MRPDGWHLTEDVDDFLARAGGFLRSRPGPHVMQLTWAERVRTRGADAFGTEAPVFGMLEQAGEVRATFCRLPPRAMGLSPLSPEQADSLAAHLAALGHSLPSVNADHGTATAFAEAWQRRTGATAKLRDTRLRLYRLGTLTPPEPMPAGRGRVLGEQDLEQVMFWCGEFAKAVGEVVSIDAGSWASTRFADKRYTLWETPDGTPVSIAGMNPLIGGQIQVDIVYTPADLRGHGYAGAVTAEVSRAALTAGAKDVVLFADLSNPTSNALYQRLGYRTLTDWSAYDFSGSGAEAAHLR, encoded by the coding sequence ATGCGACCCGATGGCTGGCACCTCACCGAAGACGTCGACGACTTCCTGGCCCGGGCCGGAGGCTTCCTGCGCTCGCGGCCCGGCCCGCACGTCATGCAGTTGACGTGGGCCGAGAGAGTGCGGACGCGTGGGGCGGACGCCTTCGGCACCGAAGCCCCGGTCTTCGGCATGCTGGAGCAGGCGGGCGAGGTCCGCGCGACCTTCTGCCGGCTCCCACCCCGCGCGATGGGCCTCTCCCCGCTCTCACCCGAGCAGGCCGACTCCCTCGCCGCCCACCTGGCCGCCCTCGGGCACTCCCTGCCCTCCGTCAACGCGGACCACGGCACCGCCACCGCTTTCGCCGAGGCCTGGCAGCGGCGAACCGGGGCGACGGCGAAGCTCCGCGACACGCGGCTGCGCCTGTACCGCCTCGGCACGCTCACGCCACCGGAGCCGATGCCGGCGGGCCGGGGCCGCGTCCTGGGCGAGCAGGATCTTGAACAAGTCATGTTCTGGTGCGGCGAGTTCGCCAAGGCCGTCGGGGAAGTCGTCTCCATCGACGCCGGCTCCTGGGCGAGCACACGCTTCGCCGACAAGCGCTACACGCTGTGGGAGACCCCGGACGGCACTCCCGTCTCCATCGCCGGCATGAACCCGTTGATCGGCGGCCAGATCCAGGTGGACATCGTCTACACCCCGGCCGACCTGCGCGGTCACGGCTACGCGGGCGCCGTGACGGCCGAGGTGAGCCGGGCCGCCCTGACCGCGGGCGCGAAGGACGTCGTGCTGTTCGCGGACCTGTCCAACCCCACGAGCAACGCCCTCTACCAGCGTCTCGGCTACCGCACGCTCACCGACTGGTCCGCGTACGACTTCTCAGGTTCCGGTGCGGAGGCTGCGCACCTGAGGTGA
- a CDS encoding MerR family transcriptional regulator encodes MGLLTIGAFAKASRLSPKALRLYDELGLLTPARVDPVTGYRLYAPEQLEQARLVAWLRRLGMPLARIQHVCTLEAGPAAREVRAFWAQVEADTAARRDLASFLIDHLSWKDPTMSPTAKPLGIRYAALSDTGLVRESNQDTAYAGSRLLAVADGFGSQGAPASAAAVDALKHLETDSIPAGDLLNLLEDAIEQAKQAVNGVAGPASSPEEAGTTLTAMLWTGSQLALVHIGDSRVYLLRDGELFQITHDHTMVQSMVDEGRISPEEAVSHPQRSLLIRALGRGADGTPDVRLHDAQREDRYLVCSDGLSTVVPTEEIHRVLSEISEPEQAVREFIALANGSGGPDNVSCVVADVTELQQ; translated from the coding sequence ATGGGGTTGCTGACCATCGGGGCGTTCGCGAAGGCGTCCCGCCTGTCGCCGAAGGCGCTGCGTCTCTATGACGAGCTCGGCCTGCTGACCCCCGCTCGCGTCGACCCGGTGACCGGCTACCGCCTCTACGCACCGGAACAACTGGAACAGGCCCGGCTGGTCGCCTGGCTCCGACGCCTGGGCATGCCCCTGGCCCGCATCCAGCACGTCTGCACGCTGGAGGCAGGCCCGGCAGCCCGGGAGGTCCGCGCGTTCTGGGCTCAGGTCGAGGCCGACACCGCGGCGCGGCGAGACCTCGCTTCCTTCCTCATCGACCATCTGTCCTGGAAGGACCCCACCATGTCTCCGACCGCCAAGCCCCTGGGAATCCGTTACGCCGCTCTTTCCGACACGGGCCTGGTCCGTGAGAGCAACCAGGACACCGCCTATGCAGGGTCCCGCCTGCTCGCCGTCGCCGACGGCTTCGGCAGCCAAGGAGCCCCCGCAAGCGCCGCTGCCGTCGACGCGCTCAAGCACCTCGAAACCGACAGCATTCCGGCAGGCGATCTCCTCAACCTCCTCGAAGACGCCATCGAACAGGCCAAACAGGCCGTCAACGGCGTCGCCGGACCCGCCTCATCGCCCGAAGAGGCCGGCACCACACTCACCGCAATGCTCTGGACCGGCTCACAGCTGGCCCTCGTCCACATCGGTGACTCCCGCGTCTACCTCCTGCGCGACGGAGAGCTGTTCCAGATCACCCACGATCACACCATGGTGCAGTCGATGGTCGACGAAGGACGCATCAGCCCGGAGGAGGCCGTCTCCCACCCCCAGCGGTCCCTGTTGATTCGGGCCCTGGGCCGGGGCGCTGATGGCACCCCCGACGTGCGCCTGCACGACGCCCAGCGGGAAGACCGCTACCTGGTCTGCTCCGACGGCCTGTCGACCGTCGTGCCGACCGAAGAGATCCACCGGGTGCTCTCCGAGATCAGTGAGCCCGAGCAGGCGGTCCGCGAATTCATCGCCCTCGCCAACGGCTCCGGCGGCCCCGACAACGTCAGCTGCGTGGTCGCCGACGTGACGGAGCTCCAGCAGTAG
- a CDS encoding NAD(P)-dependent oxidoreductase: MPASSAVTVLGLGPMGRALAGAFLAAGLRTTVWNRTPGKDAELLGRGAVGARSAAEAVGASELVVVCVVNYDAADAVLRQDAVTGALKGRTVVNLTADTPARARDTAAWAAAHGIRYLDGAIMTPTTTIGTSDAVPLHSGPEDLYREHRPVLDALGGTHTHLGEDIGRAAAYDVALLDIFWTAMSGYAHALAVARAEGITARELAPFAQGIGAILPPLFEGLAGDVDDGTYSGELNPVTSAVSSMAHIVQASESHGIDAGVMRAAEGQARRVIGLGHGTDGFIRVTELLGRRPQAG; encoded by the coding sequence ATGCCCGCATCGTCCGCCGTCACCGTGCTCGGTCTGGGGCCGATGGGACGGGCGCTGGCCGGCGCCTTCCTGGCTGCCGGTCTGCGGACCACCGTGTGGAACCGCACGCCGGGCAAGGACGCAGAACTGCTCGGCCGTGGTGCGGTCGGGGCGCGCTCGGCGGCGGAAGCGGTCGGTGCGAGTGAGCTGGTCGTCGTCTGCGTGGTGAACTACGACGCCGCCGACGCCGTCCTGCGGCAGGATGCCGTGACCGGCGCTCTCAAGGGCCGTACGGTCGTCAACCTGACCGCCGACACCCCGGCCCGCGCCCGAGACACGGCCGCGTGGGCGGCCGCGCACGGCATCCGCTATCTGGACGGCGCGATCATGACGCCGACCACGACCATCGGGACGTCCGACGCGGTGCCCCTGCACAGCGGCCCCGAGGACCTCTACCGCGAGCACCGGCCCGTCCTGGACGCGCTCGGCGGCACCCACACCCACCTGGGCGAGGACATCGGCCGGGCCGCCGCCTACGACGTCGCCCTGCTCGACATCTTCTGGACGGCCATGTCGGGCTACGCGCACGCCCTGGCCGTGGCGCGGGCCGAGGGCATCACCGCCCGGGAGCTGGCCCCCTTCGCGCAGGGCATCGGCGCGATCCTGCCGCCGCTGTTCGAGGGGCTCGCGGGCGACGTCGACGACGGCACCTACTCCGGCGAGCTCAACCCGGTCACGTCCGCCGTCTCCTCCATGGCCCACATCGTCCAGGCCTCCGAGTCCCACGGCATCGACGCGGGCGTCATGCGCGCGGCCGAGGGACAGGCCCGCCGGGTCATCGGGCTCGGGCACGGCACGGACGGGTTCATCCGGGTCACCGAGCTGCTGGGGCGCCGCCCCCAGGCGGGATGA
- a CDS encoding MFS transporter, which produces MTVSSVQVPLWRDPQFVRLACARVVSVLGNGFARVALAFGVLALPGAGAGRLSLVVACQALPQLVFILAGGVIADRMSRSRLMVLADALGAGAYAGLAAMVLTGHAPLVAMCLLAAAAGTATALFAPAMDGLVPLIVPADRLQRANGLLRMGTNSSLLLGLALSGVTVALVGAGWALALNAASFVVSAALIAPLRVAARPRKRASGWADLREGWQEFASRQWLWVVVSQYAFVVAALNANVGVLGPLTAEQHLGGARAWSVIVGAQAVGTIAGAGLAAHVRVKRPLLVGVLCTFPAALPIALLSAEAPVWLIATAMFGAGIASDVFGVLWATTIQREIPERALSRVSSYDWFGSLAFAPLGLLVAGPVAAAVGTGRTLAGCAALIVLATTAALLSPQVRSLRTGT; this is translated from the coding sequence GTGACAGTGTCTTCGGTTCAGGTGCCACTGTGGCGCGACCCGCAGTTCGTCCGGCTCGCCTGCGCACGGGTCGTCTCCGTGCTGGGCAACGGCTTCGCACGGGTCGCCCTGGCTTTCGGGGTCCTTGCCCTGCCGGGCGCCGGCGCAGGGCGGTTGTCACTGGTGGTGGCCTGCCAGGCGCTGCCGCAGTTGGTGTTCATCCTGGCAGGCGGCGTGATCGCGGACCGTATGTCGCGGTCGAGACTGATGGTCCTCGCCGATGCACTGGGGGCGGGGGCGTACGCGGGGCTGGCCGCCATGGTGCTGACCGGGCACGCACCGCTGGTGGCGATGTGCCTGCTCGCGGCGGCGGCCGGCACGGCGACAGCCCTGTTCGCCCCGGCGATGGACGGCCTCGTACCGCTGATCGTGCCCGCGGACCGGCTGCAACGGGCCAACGGGCTGCTGCGGATGGGCACCAACAGCTCCCTCCTGCTGGGCCTGGCGCTGTCCGGGGTGACCGTGGCACTGGTGGGCGCCGGCTGGGCACTCGCGCTCAACGCGGCGTCCTTCGTCGTCAGTGCCGCGCTGATCGCCCCGCTGAGGGTGGCCGCACGGCCGCGCAAGAGGGCGTCGGGCTGGGCCGATCTGCGAGAGGGGTGGCAGGAGTTCGCCTCCCGGCAGTGGCTGTGGGTCGTCGTCTCCCAGTACGCCTTCGTCGTCGCCGCGCTCAACGCCAACGTCGGGGTGCTCGGCCCACTGACGGCCGAGCAGCACCTCGGCGGGGCGCGGGCGTGGTCGGTGATCGTGGGGGCGCAGGCCGTGGGCACCATCGCCGGCGCGGGACTCGCGGCCCACGTGCGGGTGAAGCGTCCCCTTCTGGTGGGCGTACTGTGCACATTCCCGGCCGCCCTGCCGATCGCCCTGCTCAGCGCCGAAGCCCCGGTATGGCTGATCGCCACGGCCATGTTCGGCGCCGGGATCGCGAGCGACGTCTTCGGCGTGCTGTGGGCCACGACCATCCAGCGGGAGATCCCGGAGCGGGCCCTGTCCCGCGTCAGTTCCTACGACTGGTTCGGCTCCCTGGCCTTCGCCCCGCTCGGCCTGCTGGTCGCCGGACCCGTCGCCGCGGCCGTGGGCACCGGACGGACCCTGGCCGGCTGTGCGGCCCTGATCGTCCTGGCCACCACGGCCGCCCTGCTCTCACCTCAGGTGCGCAGCCTCCGCACCGGAACCTGA
- a CDS encoding NAD-dependent epimerase/dehydratase family protein — protein MRVFVAGGTGVIGRRLVPLLVGRGHHVTATTTSAAKLGLLKEMGADGVVMDGLDAVSVGEAVAAARPDVVVHQMTAISMPHSGKPDIKHFDRWFATTNRLRTEGTDHLLAAAEATGVPHFVAQSAAIWNGIREGGWVKTEEDPLPVETGRLHALAEGIRHIQDVVLEADGTVLRYGGFYGPGATDDQVELVRKRQFPLVGGGTGYCSWVHLDDAASATVLAVEKQARGVFNIVDDEPAPASEWLPYLADCAGAKPPLRVPKWLARLLAGEVAVLMMTEGRGFSNAKARRELGWEPRYPSWRQGFREELARS, from the coding sequence ATGCGGGTGTTCGTGGCAGGTGGGACCGGGGTCATCGGGCGGCGGCTGGTGCCGCTGCTCGTGGGGCGGGGGCATCACGTGACGGCCACTACGACGAGCGCGGCCAAGCTGGGTCTGCTGAAGGAGATGGGCGCGGACGGGGTCGTCATGGACGGGCTCGATGCCGTGTCGGTCGGCGAGGCGGTGGCGGCGGCGCGGCCGGACGTGGTCGTGCACCAGATGACGGCGATCTCCATGCCGCATTCCGGCAAGCCGGACATCAAGCACTTCGACCGATGGTTCGCCACCACCAACCGGCTGCGCACCGAGGGCACGGACCACCTGCTGGCCGCCGCCGAGGCGACCGGCGTCCCCCACTTCGTCGCGCAGAGCGCCGCCATCTGGAACGGCATCCGTGAGGGCGGCTGGGTGAAGACCGAGGAGGACCCGCTGCCCGTGGAGACGGGCAGGCTGCACGCGCTGGCGGAGGGCATCCGCCACATCCAGGACGTCGTCCTCGAGGCCGACGGGACGGTCCTGCGCTACGGCGGGTTCTACGGTCCGGGCGCCACCGACGACCAGGTCGAACTCGTACGCAAGCGGCAGTTCCCGCTCGTCGGGGGCGGCACCGGCTACTGCTCCTGGGTGCATCTCGACGACGCGGCGAGCGCCACCGTACTGGCCGTGGAGAAGCAGGCGCGGGGCGTGTTCAACATCGTCGACGACGAACCGGCCCCGGCCAGTGAGTGGCTGCCGTATCTGGCCGACTGCGCGGGAGCGAAGCCGCCGCTGCGGGTGCCGAAGTGGCTGGCGCGGCTGCTGGCCGGTGAGGTGGCGGTGCTGATGATGACCGAGGGGCGCGGGTTCTCCAACGCCAAGGCCAGGCGGGAGCTCGGCTGGGAGCCGCGCTATCCCTCGTGGCGCCAGGGGTTCCGGGAGGAGCTGGCGCGGTCGTAG
- a CDS encoding HAD domain-containing protein: MLLFLDVDGTLIPFGAERPYQLYEPVRALPQSADHPLLARIDPALGARLTRLAALGCELVWATTWLDDANTCIAPWLGLPPLPVMDRPDEDDEPGSAPGSGAGSAPDAGSGCDLGRPRGLHWKTRPLVSWAAGRPFLWVDDEITDTDRAWVAAHHSAPALLHRVDHRHGLTERDFDVLEEWVIPPGGGAPAAR; encoded by the coding sequence ATGCTTCTCTTCCTGGACGTCGACGGGACGCTGATCCCCTTCGGGGCGGAACGGCCGTACCAGCTGTACGAGCCGGTCCGCGCCCTGCCGCAGAGTGCCGACCACCCCCTCCTCGCCCGTATCGACCCGGCACTCGGCGCCCGCCTGACGCGGCTCGCCGCCCTCGGCTGCGAGCTGGTGTGGGCCACGACCTGGCTGGACGACGCGAACACCTGCATCGCCCCGTGGCTGGGCCTGCCCCCGCTGCCGGTGATGGACCGGCCGGACGAGGACGACGAGCCCGGCTCCGCCCCCGGTTCGGGCGCCGGTTCCGCCCCCGACGCCGGCTCCGGTTGCGACCTCGGCCGGCCCCGTGGCCTGCACTGGAAGACGCGGCCCCTGGTGTCCTGGGCCGCCGGCCGGCCCTTCCTCTGGGTCGACGACGAGATCACCGACACCGACCGGGCCTGGGTGGCCGCCCACCATTCCGCGCCCGCTCTCCTCCACCGTGTCGACCACCGCCACGGGCTCACCGAACGGGACTTCGACGTACTGGAGGAGTGGGTCATCCCGCCTGGGGGCGGCGCCCCAGCAGCTCGGTGA